From the genome of Bubalus bubalis isolate 160015118507 breed Murrah chromosome 2, NDDB_SH_1, whole genome shotgun sequence, one region includes:
- the LOC102394793 gene encoding caspase-10, protein MPERSEDNVRSRQLCQDARPDRQVMASPSQSLYSTLDDNQRVNFREKLLIIDLSLEDRDVECLKFLCQDYITFGKLEKCSRALDIFEYLLQQELLSEEDPFFLAELLYIIEQKILLKHLDYTKEQVECWLQTRRRVSHFRNLLYELSEGISSENLQSMIFLLNESIPNVQMTSRSFLTCLEKQAKIDEDNVTLLENLCQKIVPNLMEKLHKYKRERSEIKNQMLQAAFTLRKKAVLLAPQKKW, encoded by the exons ATGCCAGAACGATCAGAAGACAACGTCAGAAGCAGACAGCTGTGCCAAGATGCTAGACCTGACAG GCAGGTCATGGCATCACCAAGCCAAAGTTTGTATTCCACTTTAGATGATAACCAGCGAGTGAACTTTCGAGAGAAGCTTCTGATTATTGACTTGTCCCTGGAGGATCGAGACGTGGAGTGCTTGAAGTTTCTCTGCCAAGACTACATCACCTTCGGAAAACTGGAAAAGTGCAGCAGAGCCTTGGATATTTTTGAGTACCTGCTGCAACAGGAGCTGCTGAGTGAGGAAGACCCCTTCTTCCTAGCAGAGCTCCTCTACATCATAGAGCAGAAGATCCTGCTGAAGCACCTTGACTACACCAAGGAGCAGGTGGAATGTTGGCTGCAAACCCGCCGCAGGGTCTCTCACTTCAG AAACCTGCTCTATGAACTGTCAGAAGGCATCAGCTCAGAGAACCTCCAGAGCATGATCTTCCTTCTGAATGAGTCAATTCCAAATGTCCAGATG ACCTCTAGAAGTTTCTTGACATGTCTGGAGAAACAAGCTAAAATAGATGAAGATAATGTGACATTACTGGAGAATCTCTGCCAAAAAATTGTGCCAAACCTTATGGAAAAGCTACATAAATACAAAAGAGAGAG aagtgaaattaaaaaccagATGCTTCAGGCTGCTTTCACACTACGTAAAAAAGCAGTGTTGCTTGCACCACAGAAAAAATGGTGA